From a region of the Arachis ipaensis cultivar K30076 chromosome B09, Araip1.1, whole genome shotgun sequence genome:
- the LOC107618362 gene encoding U-box domain-containing protein 14 codes for MGGGSEKNSKAMMVVARLAESIKEISGLPECNNVCKRIYGNLVRRVKLLSPLFEELKDSDDESLLSDEQVAAFECLNVALDSAKTLLNSVNHGSKLYQALQRNDTIAKFQQITEKIEEALCGISYDKLEISEEVQEQIELVHAQFKRAKNPTEFADLQLDLDMEVAQKEKDPDPAVFKRLSDKLHLRTINDLKKESGELHELVITSGGEPGEYFETITSLLRKLKDCVLTENPEVDNNDDEKVPIKHRSPVIPDDFRCPISLELMKDPVIVSTGQTYERSCIQKWLDAGHKTCPKTQQTLLHTALTPNYVLKSLIALWCESNGVELPKKQGSCRAKKSGSNHSDCDRTAINTLLDKLANGDMEQQRAAAGELRLLAKRNADNRVCIAEAGAIPLLVELLSSSDPRTQEHAVTALLNLSINESNKGTIVNAGAIPDIVDVLKSGSMEARENAAATLFSLSVLDENKVAIGAAGAIPVLIKLLCEGTPRGKKDAATAIFNLSIYQGNKARAIKAGIVAPLMRFLKDAGGGMVDEALAIMAILASHHEGRIAIGQAEPIPILVEVIRTGSPRNRENAAAVLWSLCTGDLMQLKLAKELGAEEVLHELSENGTDRAKRKAGSILEVLQRIEGDQNVQSS; via the exons ATGGGTGGTGGGAGTGAGAAGAACTCCAAGGCCATGATGGTTGTGGCGCGTTTGGCTGAGTCCATAAAGGAGATTTCAGGGCTTCCAGAGTGCAACAACGTTTGCAAGAGGATTTATGGGAATCTGGTTAGGAGGGTGAAGCTTTTGAGCCCTCTCTTTGAAGAATTGAAGGACAGTGATGATGAGTCCCTCCTCAGTGATGAACAAGTTGCAGCTTTTGAGTGTCTCAACGTTGCATTGGATTCAGCTAAGACCCTTCTTAACTCTGTGAACCATGGGAGTAAACTTTATCAG GCTTTGCAGAGGAATGATACAATAGCTAAGTTCCAACAAATAACTGAAAAAATTGAAGAGGCATTGTGTGGAATTTCCTACGACAAACTTGAGATATCGGAGGAAGTTCAGGAACAG ATTGAACTGGTGCATGCTCAATTCAAAAGAGCCAAAAATCCTACAGAATTTGCTGATTTACAACTAGATTTGGATATGGAAGTAGCACAGAAAGAAAAAGACCCTGATCCTGCTGTCTTCAAAAGACTTTCCGACAAGTTGCATTTGAGGACTATAAATGATCTGAAGAAAGAGTCTGGTGAGTTACACGAATTGGTTATCACAAGTGGTGGGGAACCAGGAGAATATTTTGAGACAATAACATCCCTTCTTAGGAAACTGAAGGACTGCGTATTAACCGAAAATCCCGAGgttgataacaatgatgatgaaaaagtgCCAATTAAGCACAGGTCTCCAGTAATCCCAGATGATTTTCGATGTCCTATATCTCTTGAACTGATGAAAGATCCTGTAATTGTCTCTACTGGTCAG ACATATGAAAGATCATGCATTCAGAAATGGCTTGATGCTGGTCACAAAACCTGCCCCAAGACGCAGCAGACACTTTTGCATACTGCCCTTACCCCTAACTATGTTTTGAAGAGTTTGATCGCTTTATGGTGCGAAAGCAATGGTGTTGAGCTACCGAAGAAGCAGGGGAGCTGTAGAGCAAAGAAATCCGGAAGCAATCATTCGGATTGTGACAGAACTGCTATTAACACGTTATTGGATAAACTAGCAAACGGTGATATGGAGCAGCAGAGAGCAGCTGCTGGTGAACTCCGGTTGCTGGCTAAAAGGAATGCAGATAACCGAGTGTGTATTGCCGAGGCAGGAGCAATACCACTTCTTGTGGAATTGTTGTCTTCTTCGGATCCTCGAACGCAGGAGCATGCTGTTACAGCACTTCTTAATCTTTCAATCAATGAGAGCAACAAAGGAACTATAGTAAATGCAGGAGCTATACCGGATATCGTAGATGTACTGAAAAGTGGCAGCATGGAGGCTAGAGAAAACGCGGCTGCAACACTCTTTAGCTTATCCGTTCTAGATGAGAACAAGGTTGCAATAGGAGCAGCTGGAGCTATCCCAGTTCTTATAAAGTTACTTTGCGAAGGTACTCCGAGAGGTAAGAAGGATGCTGCTACTGCGATCTTTAATCTTTCCATCTATCAAGGAAACAAAGCAAGAGCCATCAAAGCCGGTATAGTAGCCCCATTAATGCGATTTTTGAAGGATGCCGGCGGTGGTATGGTGGACGAAGCACTAGCTATAATGGCAATCCTTGCAAGCCACCATGAAGGAAGGATAGCAATCGGTCAGGCTGAGCCAATCCCTATTCTAGTGGAGGTTATACGAACGGGGTCTCCACGCAACAGGGAGAATGCCGCGGCCGTATTGTGGTCGCTTTGCACGGGAGATCTAATGCAATTGAAACTAGCAAAGGAACTTGGCGCAGAAGAAGTGTTACACGAATTATCCGAAAATGGCACAGATAGAGCCAAGAGAAAAGCAGGAAGCATATTAGAAGTCTTACAGCGGATTGAAGGGGATCAGAATGTGCAAAGTTCTTAG
- the LOC107618458 gene encoding ras-related protein RABF1 isoform X2 has translation MGCGSSTLGRDSRPLGRDNSENGGGQDAKNLRVKLVLLGDSGVGKSCIVLRFVRGQFDPTSKVTVGASFLSQTIALQDSTTVKFEIWDTAGQERYAALAPLYYRGAAVAVIVYDITSPESFSKAQYWVKELQKHGSPEIVLALVGNKADLHEKREVAVQDGIDYAEKNGMFFIETSAKTADNINELFEEIAKRLPRPSAS, from the exons ATGGGCTGTGGCTCCTCCACTCTAG GTAGGGATTCGAGACCGCTTGGTCGAGACAATTCTGAGAATGGTGGAGGGCAGGACGCCAAGAACCTTCGTGTTAAG CTTGTTCTCTTAGGTGATTCTGGCGTCGGTAAAAGCTGTATTGTTCTACGGTTTGTCCGTGGTCAATTCGATCCAACATCCAAG GTAACTGTTGGAGCATCTTTTTTGTCGCAAACGATAGCACTGCAAGACTCTACAACAGTTAAGTTTGAAATATGGGATACTGCTGGTCAAGAGAG GTATGCTGCATTGGCACCCCTATATTATCGTGGTGCAGCGGTTGCAGTTATTGTCTATGATATTACAAGCCCGGAATCTTTCAGCAAAGCACAATACTGGGTTAAG GAGCTACAAAAGCACGGAAGCCCTGAAATAGTTCTGGCATTGGTTGGTAATAAAGCTGATCTTCATGAGAAGCGAGAGGTGGCTGTTCAG GATGGCATTGACTATGCAGAGAAGAACGGAATGTTCTTTATAGAGACATCTGCAAAGACAGCAGACAACATAAATGAACTCTTTGAG GAAATTGCGAAAAGACTGCCTCGCCCTTCAGCTTCTTGA
- the LOC107618458 gene encoding ras-related protein RABF1 isoform X1, with amino-acid sequence MGCGSSTLGRDSRPLGRDNSENGGGQDAKNLRVKLVLLGDSGVGKSCIVLRFVRGQFDPTSKVTVGASFLSQTIALQDSTTVKFEIWDTAGQERYAALAPLYYRGAAVAVIVYDITSPESFSKAQYWVKELQKHGSPEIVLALVGNKADLHEKREVAVQDGIDYAEKNGMFFIETSAKTADNINELFEDIIDHASSKLPHHALAA; translated from the exons ATGGGCTGTGGCTCCTCCACTCTAG GTAGGGATTCGAGACCGCTTGGTCGAGACAATTCTGAGAATGGTGGAGGGCAGGACGCCAAGAACCTTCGTGTTAAG CTTGTTCTCTTAGGTGATTCTGGCGTCGGTAAAAGCTGTATTGTTCTACGGTTTGTCCGTGGTCAATTCGATCCAACATCCAAG GTAACTGTTGGAGCATCTTTTTTGTCGCAAACGATAGCACTGCAAGACTCTACAACAGTTAAGTTTGAAATATGGGATACTGCTGGTCAAGAGAG GTATGCTGCATTGGCACCCCTATATTATCGTGGTGCAGCGGTTGCAGTTATTGTCTATGATATTACAAGCCCGGAATCTTTCAGCAAAGCACAATACTGGGTTAAG GAGCTACAAAAGCACGGAAGCCCTGAAATAGTTCTGGCATTGGTTGGTAATAAAGCTGATCTTCATGAGAAGCGAGAGGTGGCTGTTCAG GATGGCATTGACTATGCAGAGAAGAACGGAATGTTCTTTATAGAGACATCTGCAAAGACAGCAGACAACATAAATGAACTCTTTGAG GACATTATTGATCATGCTAGTAGCAAGCTTCCCCACCATGCTCTTGCAGCCTGA